From a single Azospirillum fermentarium genomic region:
- a CDS encoding BMP family lipoprotein — MPITTRRTLLRHTALGAACGLLALPAGLWPVRPLQAASPVVPGLLYAVGQKFDRSFNEGALAGAERFAQATGAKTVEFLPQSPAEFERGIQGLARHKVTDVAVIGFYYATPLAQVAPRYPAVRFTLVDAVVEAPNVRSVVFKEHEGAFLTGVLAALASKTGTIGFIGALDIPLIRRFIAGYTQGARHARPDARVLVNFVGTTPAAFNDPATGTEVAVSQIQRGADVLFAGAGTSNFGVFATAKDKGVLAIGVDSNQNGLYPGTILTSMLKRVDRAVEGTFQAAASGTWAPGTVALGLAGDGVGLAIDDNNRPLLTPAMLERVDAARAAIIQGRITVADTLPPADAAGTPP; from the coding sequence CTTGCGGGCTTCTGGCCCTGCCGGCGGGGCTGTGGCCCGTGCGTCCCCTGCAAGCGGCATCCCCCGTGGTGCCGGGGCTGCTCTACGCCGTGGGGCAGAAGTTCGACCGCAGCTTCAATGAAGGGGCGCTGGCCGGGGCCGAGCGTTTTGCTCAGGCCACCGGCGCCAAGACCGTGGAATTCCTGCCCCAGTCGCCGGCCGAATTCGAACGCGGCATTCAGGGGCTGGCCCGGCACAAGGTGACCGACGTGGCGGTGATCGGGTTCTATTACGCCACCCCGCTGGCCCAGGTGGCCCCCCGCTACCCCGCCGTCCGCTTCACCCTGGTGGACGCGGTGGTGGAGGCGCCCAACGTCCGTTCGGTGGTGTTCAAGGAGCACGAGGGCGCGTTCCTGACCGGCGTGCTGGCCGCCCTGGCGTCGAAGACCGGCACCATCGGCTTCATCGGCGCGCTGGACATCCCGCTGATCCGCCGCTTCATCGCCGGCTACACCCAGGGTGCCCGCCACGCCCGCCCCGATGCCCGCGTGCTGGTGAATTTCGTGGGCACCACGCCTGCCGCCTTCAACGACCCCGCCACGGGGACCGAGGTGGCGGTCAGCCAGATCCAGCGCGGGGCCGACGTGCTGTTCGCCGGGGCCGGAACGTCCAACTTCGGCGTGTTCGCCACCGCCAAGGACAAGGGGGTGCTGGCCATCGGCGTGGACAGCAACCAGAACGGGCTCTATCCCGGCACCATCCTCACCTCCATGCTCAAGCGGGTGGACCGCGCGGTGGAGGGGACGTTCCAGGCGGCGGCATCCGGCACCTGGGCCCCCGGCACCGTGGCGCTGGGGCTGGCCGGCGACGGGGTTGGGCTGGCCATCGACGACAACAACCGCCCCCTGCTGACCCCCGCCATGCTGGAGCGGGTGGACGCGGCGCGGGCGGCCATCATCCAGGGGCGCATCACCGTGGCCGACACCCTGCCTCCGGCGGACGCGGCGGGGACGCCGCCGTGA